From Salvia splendens isolate huo1 chromosome 16, SspV2, whole genome shotgun sequence, a single genomic window includes:
- the LOC121770870 gene encoding heavy metal-associated isoprenylated plant protein 23-like, whose amino-acid sequence MGVSGTLEYISEMMSSSHKHKKKKKKQFQTVNLKVRMDCDGCELKVKNALSSLSGVKSVEINRKQQKVTVTGYVEQAKVLKKAKSTGKKAEIWPYIPYNLVSQPYAPQAYDKKAPPGFVRKVENPVASVKYDDPYMAMFSDDNPNACSLM is encoded by the exons ATGGGTGTATCAGGAACATTAGAATACATATCAGAGATGATGAGCAGCAGCCACAAAcacaaaaagaagaagaagaagcaattCCAAACTGTAAACCTCAAGGTCAGAATGGACTGCGATGGCTGTGAACTCAAAGTCAAGAACGCCTTATCTTCTCTCTCTG GAGTGAAGTCTGTGGAGATAAACAGGAAGCAGCAGAAGGTGACGGTGACAGGGTACGTGGAGCAAGCGAAGGTGCTCAAGAAGGCCAAGTCCACGGGGAAGAAGGCCGAGATTTGGCCCTATATTCCATACAATCTCGTCTCTCAGCCCTACGCGCCACAGGCCTACGACAAGAAGGCCCCACCGGGCTTCGTTAGGAAAGTTGAAAACCCGGTCGCCTCCGTCAAGTATGATGATCCCTACATGGCCATGTTTAGTGATGACAATCCAAATGCTTGCTCTCTAATGTAG
- the LOC121771400 gene encoding LOW QUALITY PROTEIN: aspartic proteinase-like protein 1 (The sequence of the model RefSeq protein was modified relative to this genomic sequence to represent the inferred CDS: inserted 1 base in 1 codon): MQDRDLSEYNPSGSSTSKIISCSHQLCALGPDCPNPKQQCPYTINYYSDDTSTSGFLVEDVLHLLPGNSDVSNKSVKAPVVIGCGNKQTGGYLSGVAPDGLLGLDXGEISVGSFLAKAGYIRNSFSLCFNEDDSGRLLFGDQGIAGQQTTPFLPLHGKNLTYIVGVDACCIESSCLENPEFQMLVDSGSSFSFLPAQIFEKVANEFDRQVNAPKSSFEGYPWKYCYKSSPDGVPKLPSFTLKFATSKSFVVKNPVFVIYGTQGAVGFCLAVQAADGDIGTIGQNFMTGYQIVFDRENFKLGWSESNCKDLSDRAPLNPTGNNSSSNSLPTAQQQSAPNSRAVSPAVAGKTPSESSAKCLSCLAKLFSLMLIAHLS, encoded by the exons ATGCAGGATAGAGATCTTAGTGAGTACAATCCTTCTGGTTCTAGTACTAGCAAAATCATTTCTTGCAGCCACCAGTTATGTGCACTGGGTCCAGACTGTCCAAATCCTAAGCAACAATGTCCTTATACCATCAACTACTATTCAGATGATACTTCAACTTCTGGATTTCTGGTTGAAGATGTTCTTCATCTCCTGCCAGGCAATTCTGACGTATCTAACAAATCTGTCAAGGCTCCAGTGGTTATTGG GTGTGGTAATAAACAAACTGGTGGGTACCTCAGTGGAGTTGCTCCTGATGGTCTCTTGGGTCTCG TTGGAGAAATTTCTGTTGGGAGTTTTCTTGCAAAAGCTGGATACATTAGAAATTCATTTTCTCTATGTTTTAACGAAGATGATTCTGGAAGGTTACTTTTTGGGGACCAGGGAATTGCTGGCCAACAAACTACTCCTTTTTTGCCTTTGCATGGGAAAAA TTTAACTTATATTGTCGGAGTGGATGCGTGCTGCATTGAGAGCTCATGTCTTGAAAATCCGGAGTTCCAGATGCTGGTCGACAGTGGGTCTTCATTCTCATTTCTTCCAGCACAAATTTTTGAAAAGGTGGCTAATGAG TTTGACAGACAAGTAAATGCTCCAAAATCAAGCTTTGAAGGATACCCATGGAAGTACTGCTACAAATCCAG TCCCGATGGGGTGCCTAAGCTTCCTTCTTTCACTCTAAAGTTTGCAACATCCAAAAGTTTTGTGGTCAAGAATCCAGTTTTTGTGATATATGGAACTCAG GGTGCTGTTGGATTCTGTTTAGCAGTACAGGCCGCGGATGGAGATATTGGGACAATCGGAC AGAACTTCATGACTGGATATCAGATTGTATTCGACAGGGAAAACTTCAAGCTGGGTTGGTCTGAATCAAATT GTAAGGATCTCAGTGACAGAGCGCCTCTGAATCCAACGGGCAATAACAGCTCTTCCAACTCACTGCCGACAGCACAACAGCAGAGCGCACCAAACAGCCGTGCAGTTTCTCCTGCAGTTGCCGGAAAGACACCTTCCGAATCCTCTGCCAAATGCCTGTCATGTTTGGCAAAGCTATTCTCATTGATGCTCATAGCTCACCTCTCATAG